The following nucleotide sequence is from Vibrio sp. VB16.
AAGAATAACGAAAGTTTTCAGTCCTATAAAAGTGAAGAACGAGCGGCATTCAGACAGGCTTTGAAATCAGAGTGGGAGAGCTTTCAGTTAATTCAGCCTAAAAACCTTTATAGTGAGCCAAAAATAGATACCGTTCCTGTTGCGCCGTTAAAATCTAAACCTCTTATAGATATGCCTAAAAATAATGAGCCTGATATTACGGTGCCCATGGACACGCCTAAGCTCCAACCAGAAAAAACGAAAAAATTAAATCAGATTGAAATTAACTATTTGACAAGGCAGTTCAGATTACCTGAATTCAACCCTAGATATTTACCGTTGAGTGTCGGAAAAACAAATATTACCAGTGCGTGGGAGAGCCTATATCCCGATTTAGAAACGTTGGTCAAAACTATATTTGAAAGCGCTGAATTAAGTGATTTACCGGATTGGGCGTTAATTTCATTGCTTAACGAATATGCACACGAAGTGAACAACTATGATAGCAACGGTAGTCGGTTCATGCTTTGGGGGATGTTAATTGAACTCGGATTCGACGCGCGGCTGGCATATGATGATATAAACCTTTATTTGCTGTTACCAAGTCAACAAAAAATTTACGGTAAGTCATCAATCAAAATCGATGATGTTAACTACTATATTTTTATCGGCGAGTTACCTAACAATCCAATATATACATATATCGCTAGCCAACCAAGTCAAAAGCGTTTTGATTTCTCATTTTCTGATAATCAACCGATTAGAGGGCTTATTCCTGAAAAAAGAACGTTGAGTGATTCTCATACTGGTTTAGATGTGAACTACCTTATTTATCCTCAGCTAGAAGATTATTATCGCAACCACCCATCTTTGGACTTTATTTGGTACTTTAGGGTGTCATTAAAAGATGATTATTATTTAAATTTAATAGACAGCCTAAAAAATAAATTAAATAATTATCCCGTAACTACTCAGGTTAAAATGCTACTTAGTCTTATTCAACATGGGTTTGAATATGAACTCGATAACGACCAATGGGGTGAAGAATACTATTCTACACCGATGCACACACTGATGCTAAAGGCTGCCGACTGTGAAGACCGATCATTCCTATTTTCATATCTAGTAGAACAAGTAGTTGGTATTGATACCGTCGGTCTCAAATACCCGGGGCACCTTGCTGTTGCAGTAGCCTTAGACGAATCTGAAATTGATAACGGTGCAGATCATGTGAGCGTAAATGGCCGAAAATTTTTCATCGCTGACCCAACATATATTGGCGCGACCATAGGTGAAACTATGCCTATGTTTAAGAATGTTATCCCACTGATTATTACGGACTAGAGTTAGCAGTCCGTGTTTGAGGATAGTCGACTAATTTTGTTTCAAGGAAGTTTAAGTACATACGCTATGAATAGAAAATATTTAACATTATTGCTGGTATTTTTGAGTGCGATAACCTCTCAATGTCTGGGTGCCAAAACTTTAGAAGGGGATGGTTATGGCACTGATCTCAAAAAGGCTCAAAAGTCTGCTTTGGCGACATTGGCGAGTAACATTTACGTCAATGTTGAAAGTAAGTCTTCAACATATCAAGACACCACAGGCGTTAATAAATTTAGCTTTGAAGCGACGGTCACGACTAATATTCCAATGTTCGGTGTCAGATACAAGTGTACGAAGAAAAGAAATGAACATTTTTGCACCGCAGTTTTGGATACAAACTCTTCTAATCCATTATACAAACGAGAAATAAAGAGATTGGTAGATGACATTAATGACAACTACAGCATCATTGTTGCCGTGGAGCAATCTGCAAAATTGGACATGTTATATTCGTTGCTTTCGACATTACGGCAGTATGAAAAACTTGTGGTTGTTGCTAGTTTATTAGCTGACCGGAATATTAATATTGATAAGCCAAACATTACAACACAACAAGTAATCAGCAAGATAACAGAGCAACAAAGCGCTGTTCGGTCACTAAATGTTGCAGCGAGACTTCTTCATCAACAAATCGATGAGAAAAATATATACATAAAACCAATAACACTCATGAACTCTAGAGAGATAACGCCTTTCTCGTCAGCTCTTAATGAGGAAGTTAGGTCTCTTCTTAAAACGGTAAAGACAAAAGAACGTGCGACTTTTTTGTTGACCGGAAATTATATAGAAAGCAATTCAGGGATTAAAGTCAGCTATGACCTTTCTGACAAAGATGGTAAGACGCTAAAATCATTTGTCGTTAACTTATTACCCGATAGCTATGTAGACTTTAGGACGACGCCTTTAGCCCCAGATTTCGATCAGTTACTTCATAGCGGGTATGCAGTGTCGAGTGACTTTAAAGCTGCTTTGGCAACAAATAAAGGGATACGAGGATTGCTGTTTAAAGAGTGGGAAAAAATAGAATTGCTTACAAAAGTTAACCAACCCGGTTATTTCTACATAGTCGGTTACACCAAAAAGGCGAAGCTAGAGCAATCTTATCTCGTTGACCTAAATGACGCTCCAGGAGACCGCCGATTTATTACCTATGTTAATGCTGATGAAGTGAATAAATGGATATCACTTGGTGAGTTTGTTGTTGAGAGACCATTTGGTATAGAGAGCCTACAACTGGTGGCATCTACTCATGACTTATTGGGCTACCTCCCATCGTATAAGTACTCTTTCGAGAGCGGTTATTATGTGATATCGGATGATATAGAAGAAGGATTGAAACAAACTCGAGGGATTAAAAAAGTAAAAAAAACAGGCAGCAGTAAGTCTGAAGCGGTTTTGTTATTTACAACTGAAAGTAACTAATAATGGGAAATTGTTTTTATAACAATATGAGGCAAGGTGGATAAGATGAAATTTAATAAGTTGGCTATAGTATTGTTTGCAGCTGGTTTTGTAGGTGCATGCAGTAGTACTTCAGATGAGCGACAGGCCGCTTCTGATCAATCCAACCAAGTGGTTGAGAAGAGCTGGTGTACTTTTGATGATGGAAAAACAGAAGCACCTGAGTTTTTTTGCACTGGAAATATTGATAACTTTGTAGTAACTGGGCGTGGGTCTTCTCCGAAATCTAGCTCCGGTATGAACTTCATGGTTCAACAAGCAGCTTTAGCGGCACGGGTTGAACTTGCACAAAATGTAAGGACTCAAGTAAGCAACATGGTTAAAAGCTATCTTGGCACCACTGGTGTTTCAGATCAGACTAGTATCGACGCTGCTGCGTCTAGTACTTCAAAATCCATAACGGATGAGTCGTTAATGGGGTCTAGAATTATTCGTCGTGTAGTTGGACCAGAAGGTGAGGTCTATGTTTGGGTTGCTATCGATGAGAATAATTTGGTCGCTAAAGCTCAAAATGCGGTTCGCACAAGTATGGCCAATGACGAAGCTGCATGGCAAAAATTCCAGGCAGAAAAATCTCATGAAGAAATGAGTAAAGAGATCGCAGAGCTAAGGGCTAGGCAATAATTACACCTGTTATGTCGTTTGGTTTGTAACATGAAATAAAAATACAGCGACTGAATAGATCAATAGATAAAAAGATAAATGAAACGATAAAAGGGACATACACTTCAATTATTCAGATGTATGTCCTTTTCGTATTCGAAGATAGTGCCAATACGTTGGTCATGTTGAGTTATGACCCTAACAACATTGAACCTGCACTTTTTCTCAGAAATTGGATGATCTAAGAATCGACTGGTCAGGTGGAGTCGAACCTGATTAGTTTTTTTCCATAGCATAATGAAGTCTGTTGAAGATCGAGTCGATAATTGGCAAGGATGCATTAACGGTGATATCGCTCACTGAGGGAAGATTTTAGCCTTGGTAGACGCATTTGAAACCATGACACACGCCCGCGCGCATCAGATTCATACAAAGCGGTATATATCCCATGCTCTGCAAGAAATTAATAACGTCTATCATGGCCAACTAATACTACCTGCTAACTAGCTAGCTCCAAATTGAGATACAGACCTGTGATGGACTATATTTACTTAGTGGTGGTTATCATGGCTTAATGATGACTAACAAGAAGATGAGGAATGAATCTATATGCAATTAGCCGCAATCCTGTGGGACTACGATGGCACATTAGTTAATTCTGTGCCGAAGAATATCGACATAACCAAGTCCATTTTATCAATTGTCGCCCCTCACTTGACGGGAAATAATCTGCCCAAATATTTATTGAGTGAGGCGGCTTATCACATAGCGAATCATGCCGCCAAAAACTGGCAGGAGTTATATTGTAAATATTATGGGCTGACAGAAAGTGAGATGCTAAAAGCCGGGTCTCTTTGGGCCGAGCATCAAAATAGCAATCAAACAGCCGTGCACTTATTTGATGGCATTGATCGTACTATATGGCAGTTCTCTCATATTCCTCATGGTATCTGTTCGCAAAACTCGCAGCAAAATATCCGGCGTGTATTAAAAGACAACGAACTTGATGATTCATTCCGAGCGATTATTGGATACGACGACGTAGATAATGAATCGCAGAAACCCCATCCAAGTGCTGGAATAAAATGTCTTGCGAAGTTGTTTGATGATGTTGTAAACAAATGGGTCATGTATATTGGTGATCATGAAGCCGATGCTGAGTTTGCAAAAAATATTGAAGCTGAGCTAGGGAATGGATTGAAAGTTGTATCTGTCGCAGCGAGCTACAGTGGAGCAAACCCGGACGAGTGGCGAGTAAAACCGGACCACGTTGCAACAAATGTGTCTGATTTACAAACGATAATACTAAAATACAGCGCGTAAAATACAGTCTAAATACTGAAAGCGGAGAGATAAAAAAACCTGTAATTGCGTTTCCCTCTCTGCTTAACATCATTCATTATTGATGATTACAATGACAAGGAAGTGAATATGCAGACGTCATATAAAGGACAATGCTTGTGCGGATCTATTAAGTTTGAAGTCGATGAGATTCAAAAAAAAATGGGGCATTGTCACTGCAGTATGTGCCGCAAATTTCATGGTGCGGCATATGCCACCTATGGAGCAGCTCGTAGTGAGCATTTTAAATGGCTCTCAGGAGAAAAACGGCTTAAGACATACGAAGCTTATAATGGAACAAAAAGACAATTTTGTTCGACGTGTGGATCTAGCCTGCGCTTTATTCCTTCGGACGATAGTGGGGAATTTGTAGAGTTTTCTTTAGGCGCGTTGGATACGGATATACCCCATAAACCTGACGCTCATATTTATACCAAATATGGTGCCAATTGGTGTGAAATATCCGATCAGCTTCCAAGGTTCGAAGAAGGGCGAAACCGCTGAGTTTCTATGGTTATAGACAGTGGTTGAGAAAAGCTTTCTCAACCACTGTCTGGTCGTAAAATGGTGGTCACTAAGGAATCATATACTCGGATCATTTGGGTGTGGCTGTCCGATTTTGGTTTCTAAGTATTGTTTTAGACTGATAACCAGAAAGAAACCCCATTTAGCGTTGCAGTGTTGGTAAAAATCATCGGGTTGTTCCCAACCGTGGTGAGCGAATCTAAGGCATGATCCGCGATCATCGGCAGAGATTGAAAAAACAAATTCACCGGTTTCAACCCATGGTCCACCTGTACATTGCCATCTCACCTCTTTATCGGGGATCGATGAGAGTAACGTCATCACGACTTGATGTTCTCCATTAGGACCAAATGAAAAGGTAAGTTCATCACCTTTCTGTTCCGTTTTTGTCCACCAGTTCGATAATCCTTCTGTGGTCGTTAACGCCCGAAATAGCTGATTAGGTGACGCTTCGATGACTATTTTGTGAAGTATGCTTTGCATGTGTATCTCCTAGTAAGGTCAATAGTTAACCAATAGGTGTACTATCTTCCCGTAGCAAATAAGCGAATTGCTTATTTTGAGTTTATGTCTAAATACCTAACACTCTAGACAAGATCATTGCGACTTTTTCATCGATGGTATTAATTTAATATTGTTGTTCTAAAAGCGTACTGAGGCTGTCGAAACTACTCATCCAGCCAAATCGATGCCCATCAAGTGCAACGTCGTCAGGTAATTTTTCGTGTTTAAGTTGTAACAACGTTGTTTGTCCCTGAGAGATGAAGTTTAACTCAACAATGGTGGTCGCTTTGTGCCCAACACTGCCTTGGCAGGACTGATTCTCAATCTCCCATGTAAAGATTAAGGTGGTTGGTTCATCAACTTCAAGGTACTCACCGTAGTGCCTTATGAGATTTTTATCTGGTGACTCAATGGTGATGTCATAGCGGCCATTTTTTTGACAGTTTGCTTTAACGTTCACAACCGAGAAGTGTTCAGGTCCAAACCAAAGCGCAAGCATTTCGGCATTCGTCCATGCAGCAAATACGCGTTCTATTGGGGCTTTGAATACGTGTTCTAGTTCAAGGGTCTCATTAAACGTTAGTGCGCTCATTATGATTGCTCTTCCTTCGCCAAAAATACATCCAGTGCATTAAATTTGCTATTCCAAAACCTCTCATAAAATTTCATCCAATCAGAAGCTTGCTTTAAAGGCTCTGGGTCGAAACGGCAGTGGTGCACTCGACCATCTATGGTTCGCTTCAATAATCCGGCATTCTCTAATACTTTTACATGCTTAGTAATGGCCGATTTTGTAATGTTGAAGGGCATAGATAGATCTGCAATAGACATCTCGTTTTGACCTAGTCTTATTAACATCTCGCGGCGCGTTGGGTCAGATAACGCGGAAAAAACTTGGGAGAGTTGTTGTTCATTATAGTTAACCATATGGTGTACTATAGTAGCTTAATGTATTTTGATCAAATTTTTAATTTCTTGTGAATGACGCTTGATGCTGCTGGTATATCGTGCTAAATCAAACACTCTCATTTTCAAAAATGTATTTAGAGGTTTCCCATGAATAAACTCAGGTTGAAGGCGGCAGAGCGTGATTTTTTGTTGCAGTTCCCTCAGGGCTTTTCTGATCCTGAAATGGCTAAAATTGCTAAGAAACATCGAGTGCCTCAGATGATAGAACAGTGTCAGGGTTTATTCTCTGTGGAATCCTTCAGCAAGCCGCAACTGGTTGCCGAAAACATGATCAAGGTGATCAGTCGATCTTCGATGGTTTCCTTGTTCGAAAAGCCTAAACTGCGAGATTGGGTAAAGGGAATGACACATGATGAAAGAGAGAGTTATGCATATGCGCTGAAAGATATGCTGCACGGCGACCAAGAATATGGCTTTAACATTATGGGCGATTTGTTAAGGCCTGCTCGGTTAGCCAAATGGTCACTGATGACGATTATTCCAAACTACTATGCGCCACTTGGTGAAGTTTTTGTAAAGCCGACGACGGCGAAAGGCGTCATAAAGTATTTTGAACTGAAAGACTTAGAATACAAACCTACTCCTAGCTATGAGTTCTATCTAAAATATCGCTCGCAAATCATTGAAATGAGGGCGCTTGTCGATGACTCCCTTAAGCCGAATAATGCGGCTTTCTGTGGTTTTTTAATGATGACTACGAGTCAATAGAAATGGGTTTAATTGTCGGGTTGTATCGACGCTCTATATTATTAATAAAGCGTCGATAAGAATTAACGTTATCGTGCATTGCCCATGTTTATGGTCTATATCTAATTTTCATCAAAACAAGTGCTAACGTGGACAATTCATGGTTTTAAAGCGTCAATTTTTTTATCATTCCAGCTTCAGCATGTCCCGGAATATTACAAGCTAATTCTACGTTTTTTTCTCCGTGGAAGTGCCATAAGAGTTGTTTCGCTTTTCCGGGTTTAACGGTGACCGCGTTGCCGCTATCGTGCGCGTGATTACCCATGGCCTTCATCATTTCACGATGTTCAATCTGCTCACTCGCACTACCGATAGAAAACTCATGGTCAACTTTTCCTGTGTTCATAATCACGAATTGAATCACATCATTGGTCTCAATATTTACCTCTTTCTTGAATCGGATTTTCATATCATCAGATAAAAGAACGTGTACTACCTTCGTCGGTTTTGCACCCGCAGCAGGCATGCCAACATCCATCATTCCTTCCATTGCCATGCCATTTGAATGATCCATCGTCATCTCCGTCGAGTGGCCCATTGCGCTGTGGTCCATCTCTTTATGTCCAGAATTTGAATCCGCTATTGCCGTACCAGTCATGGCGATAAGAGCTAAAGTAATCAGTGGTTTTTTCATGTGTATTCTTCCTATATAAGTGATATTCGCTTTGAGCACAACCAACGCGGATGCGCTCGGTAAATGAGATTTAAGATGGTGTTTTTGAGCTCGGTAATCGCTTTATTTCGCGCTGTTTCCAGAGCTTAAATACGGCTGGTAATACCAACAATGTGAGAAGAGTTGCCGAAACCATACCACCAATCATTGGGGCGGCAATGCGTTGCATTACTTCAGAGCCAGTTCCCGTTCCGTACATGATAGGGATTAAGCCGATGATGACGGTTGCAACCGTCATCATTACAGGACGTACCCGCAATCCAGCCCCTTCAATGATGGATTCGAATAAGTCTGTTGATGTGAGAATTTGATCTCGTTCAGTAAGATCAAGCTTACGTTGGTGCCAAGCTTGATTGAGATAGACCAACATGATCACACCTATCTCAACCGCAACACCGGACAGGGCAATAAACCCAACACCAACTGCAATTGAGAAATTGTAATTGAGGTAATGCATGAGCCATAGCCCACCTACCATTGCCAATGGAAGTGTTCCCATAATGATCAACACTTCTCCCACTCTTCTGAAGCTTAAGTAGAGTAAAAGCATGATGATTGTGAGCGTAATCGGAGTAACAACGCTTAATCTGGCTTTTGCTCGTTCCATATACTCATACTGTCCAGACCAAGCTAATGAGTACCCAGCAGGTAGGTTAAGCTGCTCTGCCACTACTTTTTGTGCTTGAGCAACATAAGAACCCAAGTCTCGCCCTTCAATATCAACAAACACCCAGCCATTCGGACGGGCATTTTCTGTTTTTATCATAGGTGGGCCATCTTCAAAACGTATGTCCGCAACATCAGCCAATGCAATACGAGCACCATTTGGAGTAACTAAAGGCAGGCTTTGGAGCTTATCCACCGAATCTCGGTAAGATTGTGGATATCGCACGTTAATTGGGTAGCGTTCCAACCCTTCCGTTGTTTCACCAACGTTCATGCCTCCAATTGCGGTTGATACCACCTGCTGAACCTGCTTAATACTCAACCCGTATCGGGCTGCTTGCTTACGCTTGATGTCTATCGTCACGTAACGCCCTCCAGCAACACGTTCAGCATAAACAGAAGCAGTTCCTTCAACGCCATTTAATAATGGTTCTAATTGGGCCCCAATTTGTTCAATTGTTTTTAAATCGGGTCCGGCTATCTTTATTCCAATCGGTGTTTTTATAC
It contains:
- a CDS encoding LPP20 family lipoprotein, encoding MKFNKLAIVLFAAGFVGACSSTSDERQAASDQSNQVVEKSWCTFDDGKTEAPEFFCTGNIDNFVVTGRGSSPKSSSGMNFMVQQAALAARVELAQNVRTQVSNMVKSYLGTTGVSDQTSIDAAASSTSKSITDESLMGSRIIRRVVGPEGEVYVWVAIDENNLVAKAQNAVRTSMANDEAAWQKFQAEKSHEEMSKEIAELRARQ
- a CDS encoding HAD family hydrolase, with protein sequence MQLAAILWDYDGTLVNSVPKNIDITKSILSIVAPHLTGNNLPKYLLSEAAYHIANHAAKNWQELYCKYYGLTESEMLKAGSLWAEHQNSNQTAVHLFDGIDRTIWQFSHIPHGICSQNSQQNIRRVLKDNELDDSFRAIIGYDDVDNESQKPHPSAGIKCLAKLFDDVVNKWVMYIGDHEADAEFAKNIEAELGNGLKVVSVAASYSGANPDEWRVKPDHVATNVSDLQTIILKYSA
- a CDS encoding GFA family protein, giving the protein MQTSYKGQCLCGSIKFEVDEIQKKMGHCHCSMCRKFHGAAYATYGAARSEHFKWLSGEKRLKTYEAYNGTKRQFCSTCGSSLRFIPSDDSGEFVEFSLGALDTDIPHKPDAHIYTKYGANWCEISDQLPRFEEGRNR
- a CDS encoding SRPBCC family protein; amino-acid sequence: MQSILHKIVIEASPNQLFRALTTTEGLSNWWTKTEQKGDELTFSFGPNGEHQVVMTLLSSIPDKEVRWQCTGGPWVETGEFVFSISADDRGSCLRFAHHGWEQPDDFYQHCNAKWGFFLVISLKQYLETKIGQPHPNDPSI
- a CDS encoding SRPBCC family protein, whose amino-acid sequence is MSALTFNETLELEHVFKAPIERVFAAWTNAEMLALWFGPEHFSVVNVKANCQKNGRYDITIESPDKNLIRHYGEYLEVDEPTTLIFTWEIENQSCQGSVGHKATTIVELNFISQGQTTLLQLKHEKLPDDVALDGHRFGWMSSFDSLSTLLEQQY
- a CDS encoding ArsR/SmtB family transcription factor, with the translated sequence MVNYNEQQLSQVFSALSDPTRREMLIRLGQNEMSIADLSMPFNITKSAITKHVKVLENAGLLKRTIDGRVHHCRFDPEPLKQASDWMKFYERFWNSKFNALDVFLAKEEQS
- the copI gene encoding copper-resistant cuproprotein CopI — protein: MKKPLITLALIAMTGTAIADSNSGHKEMDHSAMGHSTEMTMDHSNGMAMEGMMDVGMPAAGAKPTKVVHVLLSDDMKIRFKKEVNIETNDVIQFVIMNTGKVDHEFSIGSASEQIEHREMMKAMGNHAHDSGNAVTVKPGKAKQLLWHFHGEKNVELACNIPGHAEAGMIKKLTL